The Coffea arabica cultivar ET-39 chromosome 3c, Coffea Arabica ET-39 HiFi, whole genome shotgun sequence genome contains a region encoding:
- the LOC113734894 gene encoding uncharacterized protein, translating into MGVTLDELKEKMADFAKERDWDQFHSPRNLLLAMVGEVGELSEIFQWKGEVPKGLPDWEGEEKQHLGEELSDVLLYLIRLSDICGVDLGKAVLRKLELNALKYPVNLCKGSYKKYKHIHNNATTTTSTSIINDSKNGVADNAV; encoded by the exons ATGGGTGTAACCCTTGATGAGTTGAAGGAAAAGATGGCTGATTTTGCTAAAGAAAGGGATTGGGATCAGTTTCATAGCCCCAGAAATCTTCTCTTGGCAATG GTAGGTGAGGTGGGAGAGTTGTCTGAGATTTTTCAGTGGAAAGGTGAGGTCCCTAAGGGATTACCTGACTGGGAGGGGGAAGAGAAGCAGCACTTGGGTGAAGAGCTATCAGATGTTCTACTATATCTTATCAGGCTTTCTGACATATGTGGCGTTGATTTGGGTAAAGCTGTTCTGAGAAAACTTGAACTCAATGCCCTCAAGTACCCAGTCAACCTTTGCAAAGGTTCTTACAAAAAGTATAAGCATATCCACAATAATGCAACAACTACCACCTCAACCAGCATCATCAATGACAGCAAGAATGGTGTAGCTGATAATGCTGTTTGA